One window of Candidatus Brocadiaceae bacterium genomic DNA carries:
- a CDS encoding acylphosphatase yields MAESDKPVRAHVVVHGRVQGVWFRGRTRNEALRQSLTGWVRNRPDGTVEAVFEGDRSRVQQMVVWCHQGPPLAHVTRVDLHWGEPTGEFSDFRVDY; encoded by the coding sequence ATGGCCGAGAGCGACAAGCCGGTCAGGGCGCACGTGGTCGTGCACGGGCGCGTGCAGGGGGTGTGGTTCCGGGGCAGGACGCGCAACGAGGCCCTGCGGCAGAGCTTGACCGGCTGGGTGCGCAACCGCCCGGACGGCACCGTCGAGGCTGTGTTCGAAGGCGACCGCTCCCGCGTCCAGCAGATGGTCGTCTGGTGCCATCAGGGCCCGCCCCTGGCGCACGTCACGCGCGTGGACCTGCACTGGGGCGAGCCGACCGGCGAGTTCTCGGACTTCCGCGTCGACTACTGA
- a CDS encoding DUF2089 domain-containing protein produces MRVTGMRCDACGTELRGSFSLPRLARLPRELQDVVEVFLSCRGNIKEVERRLGISYPTVSKKLDAVNLLLAAMGSENEARSRILRQLEAGDLTVAEAVDLLQRQSNGER; encoded by the coding sequence ATGCGCGTCACTGGAATGCGGTGCGACGCGTGCGGGACTGAACTCCGCGGCAGCTTCTCCCTCCCCCGCCTGGCCAGGCTCCCGCGCGAACTTCAGGACGTGGTCGAGGTGTTCTTGAGCTGCCGGGGCAACATCAAGGAGGTCGAGCGACGGCTGGGCATCAGCTACCCCACCGTCTCAAAGAAACTGGACGCCGTAAACCTGCTCCTGGCTGCAATGGGAAGCGAAAACGAGGCCCGGTCACGCATCCTCCGCCAGCTCGAGGCGGGCGACCTGACCGTGGCGGAAGCCGTCGACCTGCTGCAGAGACAATCTAATGGGGAGAGATGA
- the topA gene encoding type I DNA topoisomerase yields MAKKVVIVESGAKAKTIAKYLGGAFVVKACRGHVRDLPRGTFGVEVENGFEPTYTTLPESRSIVGQLKKAAASAPEVYLAPDPDREGEAIAWHLRHVLELPAEKVRRVTFNEITRSAVRNAFERPREIDMNLVDAQQARRILDRIVGYELSPLVSRRIVRGLSAGRVQSVALRIVVERERERLAFVPEEYWELTALLTAEDGGPRFEAMLKELNGQDVRVGNGDEARALVERLSEEAFGVADVETRTTRSSAPPPFITSTLQQAAYSRLRFSTAQTMRLAQQLYEGIEVGGETAGLITYMRTDSTRVADAALGACRSFIGETHGDAYLPAKPNTFRSPRGAQAAHEAIRPTEVFRRPEDVKPFLSDRQYRLYDLIWRRFVASQMTPAQYEVTTARIQAGPAVFVARGRRMVFDGHTRVGGADKREDQELPALSRGDGLTLVELTPSQHFTQPPARYTEASLVRELEKQGIGRPSTYAPTISTLLKRNYVRRSQRALEPTDLGMAVTDLLVASFPREMDVGFTSRMEQELDEVEEGKRDWRATLQEFYEQFRKDLEKAKAGPAAHVAGDSPAPPACPECGETMGVKFSRKGDRFYGCPRFPECKGTASIPREGEPEPDLTEHACDKCGAPMIRRVGRRGREYLACSAYPQCRNIMGLDREGNPVKLPPRVQTTFACPKCGAEMHLPGEGDASELTCSRCKNTAPLLSIAEALEKTEIPDGESLGSCPECDGPMDLKKSRKGMFLGCRRYPECKGTSPLAKDTLPAPQPTHERCDKCGRPLLMRWGQYGRFLACSGFPRCRNLWKVPARGRKCPREGCDGRLIPKVDSDGHAYLGCTRYPECAHTEPAPEPAPKKGK; encoded by the coding sequence CCGAGGTCTACCTGGCCCCCGACCCCGACCGCGAAGGCGAGGCCATCGCCTGGCACCTGAGGCACGTGCTGGAGCTGCCCGCCGAGAAGGTGCGGCGCGTCACGTTCAACGAGATCACGCGCAGCGCCGTGCGCAACGCCTTCGAGCGGCCGCGCGAGATCGACATGAACCTGGTCGACGCGCAGCAGGCGCGGCGGATACTGGACCGCATCGTCGGCTACGAGCTGAGCCCGCTGGTCAGCCGGCGGATCGTGCGCGGCCTCAGCGCCGGACGCGTCCAGAGCGTCGCCCTGCGGATTGTCGTCGAGCGCGAGCGCGAGCGGCTGGCCTTCGTGCCGGAGGAGTACTGGGAGCTGACGGCCCTCCTGACGGCCGAGGACGGGGGACCGCGCTTCGAGGCCATGCTCAAGGAACTGAACGGCCAGGACGTGCGCGTCGGCAACGGGGACGAGGCCCGCGCGCTGGTCGAGCGGCTGAGCGAGGAGGCCTTCGGCGTGGCGGACGTCGAGACGCGCACGACGCGTTCGAGCGCCCCGCCGCCGTTCATCACCAGCACGCTCCAGCAGGCGGCCTACAGCCGGCTGCGGTTCTCGACCGCCCAGACGATGCGCCTGGCCCAGCAGTTGTACGAGGGCATCGAGGTCGGCGGCGAGACGGCCGGCCTGATCACCTACATGCGAACCGACAGCACCCGCGTGGCCGACGCCGCCCTGGGCGCCTGCCGCAGCTTCATCGGCGAGACGCACGGGGACGCCTACCTGCCGGCGAAGCCGAACACCTTCCGCAGCCCGCGCGGCGCCCAGGCGGCCCACGAGGCCATCCGGCCCACCGAGGTGTTCCGGCGCCCCGAGGACGTCAAGCCGTTCCTGTCCGACCGCCAGTACAGGCTCTACGACCTGATCTGGCGGCGCTTCGTGGCCAGCCAGATGACGCCGGCGCAGTACGAGGTGACCACCGCCCGCATCCAGGCCGGGCCGGCCGTGTTCGTGGCCCGCGGGCGGCGCATGGTCTTTGACGGCCACACGCGCGTCGGCGGTGCCGACAAGCGCGAGGACCAGGAGCTTCCCGCACTGTCCCGGGGCGACGGCCTCACGCTGGTCGAGCTGACGCCGTCGCAGCACTTCACCCAGCCGCCCGCCCGCTACACGGAGGCCTCGCTCGTGCGCGAGCTGGAGAAGCAGGGCATCGGCCGCCCCAGCACCTACGCGCCCACCATCTCGACGCTGCTGAAGCGCAACTACGTGCGGCGCAGCCAGCGGGCGCTCGAGCCGACCGACCTGGGCATGGCCGTGACCGACCTGCTGGTGGCCAGCTTCCCCCGCGAGATGGACGTCGGGTTCACCAGCCGGATGGAGCAGGAACTCGACGAGGTCGAGGAGGGTAAGCGCGACTGGCGGGCCACCCTGCAGGAGTTCTACGAGCAGTTCCGCAAGGACCTGGAGAAGGCCAAGGCAGGCCCGGCGGCGCACGTCGCCGGCGATTCGCCGGCACCGCCCGCGTGCCCCGAGTGCGGCGAGACGATGGGCGTGAAGTTCAGCCGCAAGGGCGACCGGTTCTACGGATGTCCGCGCTTCCCCGAGTGCAAGGGCACGGCGAGCATCCCGCGCGAGGGCGAGCCCGAGCCGGACCTGACCGAACACGCCTGCGACAAGTGCGGCGCGCCGATGATCCGGCGCGTGGGCCGGCGCGGGCGGGAGTACCTGGCCTGCTCCGCCTATCCGCAGTGCCGCAACATCATGGGACTGGACCGCGAGGGCAATCCCGTCAAGCTGCCGCCCCGGGTGCAGACGACGTTCGCCTGCCCCAAGTGCGGCGCGGAGATGCACCTGCCGGGCGAGGGCGATGCCTCCGAGCTGACCTGCTCGCGCTGCAAGAACACGGCCCCGCTCCTGAGCATCGCCGAAGCCCTGGAGAAGACCGAGATCCCGGACGGGGAGTCGCTGGGAAGCTGCCCGGAGTGCGACGGCCCGATGGACCTGAAGAAGAGCCGCAAGGGCATGTTCCTGGGCTGCCGCCGCTACCCCGAGTGCAAGGGGACGTCGCCGCTGGCCAAGGACACCCTGCCGGCGCCCCAGCCGACCCACGAGCGCTGCGACAAGTGCGGCCGGCCCCTGCTGATGCGCTGGGGGCAGTACGGGCGGTTCCTGGCGTGCAGCGGCTTCCCGCGCTGCCGCAACCTCTGGAAGGTGCCGGCCCGCGGGCGCAAGTGCCCGCGCGAGGGGTGCGACGGCCGGCTGATCCCGAAGGTCGACTCGGACGGGCACGCCTACCTGGGCTGCACCCGCTACCCGGAGTGCGCGCACACCGAACCGGCCCCCGAGCCGGCCCCGAAGAAGGGCAAGTGA
- a CDS encoding class I SAM-dependent methyltransferase encodes MERTPQQPVVNDFGAIADVYDHLVDWAPYGLWIADLEPRLRRAGLSRGGRLLDAACGTGLSTLPWLERGYRVVGADVSEGMLARCRRRVEAAGHRAELLRRDLLHLDPGRTFDAVVCIHSGLDYILDDGDLAAAFRSMRGCLEPGGLLAFDKCLDEPEFYRRDYGERRNLPGGHVEFRYHWDRAARLMEQRLTLVRATEGRPARTEVLFRLRSTPPNLLVAMVEAAGFEMVEPLKPFTPSDPGIGIFRAV; translated from the coding sequence GTGGAACGGACGCCGCAGCAACCGGTCGTGAATGACTTCGGCGCGATCGCCGACGTCTACGACCACCTTGTGGACTGGGCGCCGTATGGACTTTGGATCGCCGACCTGGAGCCCCGGCTGCGGCGGGCGGGGCTGTCGCGCGGGGGCCGGTTGCTCGACGCCGCCTGCGGCACCGGGCTGTCCACGCTGCCGTGGCTCGAACGCGGCTACCGGGTGGTGGGCGCGGACGTCTCGGAAGGCATGCTGGCGCGCTGCCGCCGGCGCGTCGAGGCGGCCGGGCATCGGGCCGAATTGCTGCGCCGCGACCTGCTGCACCTGGACCCGGGACGGACCTTCGATGCCGTCGTCTGCATCCACAGCGGCCTGGACTACATCCTCGATGACGGCGACCTGGCCGCGGCGTTTCGGTCCATGCGCGGCTGTCTTGAACCGGGTGGCCTGCTTGCGTTCGACAAGTGCCTGGACGAGCCGGAGTTCTACCGCCGGGACTACGGCGAGCGGCGGAACCTCCCCGGCGGCCACGTGGAGTTCCGCTACCACTGGGACCGTGCCGCGCGGCTGATGGAACAGCGCCTGACGCTCGTGCGCGCCACCGAGGGGCGGCCCGCCCGGACGGAGGTGCTCTTCCGGCTGCGCAGCACCCCGCCGAACCTGCTGGTGGCGATGGTGGAGGCGGCGGGGTTCGAGATGGTGGAGCCGCTGAAGCCGTTCACGCCGTCGGACCCCGGCATCGGCATCTTCCGCGCCGTGTGA